A section of the Arcobacter roscoffensis genome encodes:
- the hslV gene encoding ATP-dependent protease subunit HslV — MFDATTILAYKGKNKAVIGGDGQVTFGNAVLKGNATKIRKLYDGKILSGFAGSTADAFNLYDMFEAHLENTKGDLLKAVIAFSKEWRKDKVLRRLEAMMIVLNKEHIFILSGNGDVVEPEDGAIASIGSGGNFAISAARALAKHADMDEEDVVKESLMIAGELCIYTNQNIKLLKIED; from the coding sequence ATGTTTGACGCTACTACGATACTTGCATACAAGGGAAAAAATAAAGCAGTAATTGGAGGTGACGGTCAAGTTACTTTCGGAAATGCTGTTTTAAAAGGTAATGCTACAAAAATTAGAAAACTATATGATGGCAAGATTCTTTCAGGTTTTGCTGGAAGTACTGCTGATGCTTTTAATCTTTATGATATGTTTGAAGCTCATTTAGAAAACACTAAAGGTGATTTACTAAAAGCTGTAATTGCTTTTTCTAAAGAGTGGAGAAAAGATAAGGTTCTAAGAAGACTAGAAGCTATGATGATTGTATTAAATAAAGAGCATATTTTTATTCTTTCTGGAAATGGTGATGTTGTTGAGCCAGAAGATGGTGCAATTGCTTCTATTGGTTCAGGAGGAAACTTTGCAATTTCAGCTGCACGAGCCCTTGCTAAACATGCAGATATGGATGAAGAAGATGTTGTAAAAGAATCTTTAATGATTGCAGGTGAATTATGTATTTACACAAATCAAAATATTAAATTATTAAAAATAGAGGATTAA
- the rplI gene encoding 50S ribosomal protein L9 has protein sequence MKVLLIKDVKGLGKTGEVKEVKDGYGKNFLVGKGLAKHATPEVLNRYKAEQRKKAEIEAAEIKAANELAEKLNSTKLSIKHKMGANGHLIGSVTNKEISESLKAEFGIEIDKKNISLKTKIKAAGIFEADCKLGHGIHATLKVDVIGVE, from the coding sequence ATGAAAGTTTTATTAATTAAAGATGTAAAAGGTTTAGGAAAAACTGGTGAAGTAAAAGAAGTAAAAGATGGTTATGGTAAAAACTTTCTAGTTGGTAAAGGTTTAGCAAAACATGCAACACCTGAGGTTCTAAACAGATATAAAGCAGAGCAAAGAAAAAAAGCAGAGATTGAAGCAGCAGAGATTAAAGCTGCAAATGAATTAGCTGAAAAATTAAACTCTACAAAATTAAGCATTAAACACAAAATGGGTGCAAACGGTCACTTAATTGGTTCTGTAACTAATAAAGAGATTAGTGAATCTTTAAAAGCTGAGTTTGGTATTGAAATTGATAAGAAAAATATCTCATTAAAAACTAAAATAAAAGCTGCAGGAATTTTTGAAGCAGATTGTAAATTAGGTCACGGAATTCATGCAACTTTAAAAGTAGATGTTATTGGAGTTGAATAG
- a CDS encoding ArsS family sensor histidine kinase yields MIFSSLKTNISIGFFIAFILFLAAFIPFLKFEEDSISKEIQSKHKAISDYAHFYRLNPYELEEYILSLNFKKVEDVRRVLDGKKTAFSTAGYESFRFEDKLYFHIRTPHFRILFEDSNKYEKNIYPYVMFIMVFFLLMFIYLWILKALKPLSILKKEIKQFANGEYETSSKSDGKDEIAQVVNEFNNMAKKTSLLLNSRQLFLRTIMHELKTPIAKGRIVSELIDDEKQKNRMVNIFENLDSLVNDFSRIEKVVSQNYKLNTNTYELKKVLDKAFNFMMIDENDERILLNIDRNIRLKVDLDLMAMVLKNLCDNALKYSSDKKVQIHIKEKSILFISNGNRLEKNLEEYFKPFHNSTENKNHGMGLGLYIVKSILDLHKMSISHKFDNNKNVFEITFN; encoded by the coding sequence ATGATTTTTAGCTCTTTAAAAACGAATATATCTATAGGATTTTTTATAGCTTTTATACTTTTCTTGGCTGCATTTATACCTTTTCTAAAATTTGAAGAAGACTCAATCTCAAAAGAGATTCAAAGTAAACATAAAGCTATTTCTGATTATGCACATTTTTACAGATTGAATCCTTATGAATTAGAAGAGTATATTTTGTCATTGAATTTTAAAAAGGTTGAGGATGTAAGAAGAGTCTTAGATGGTAAGAAAACAGCATTTTCTACAGCTGGCTATGAAAGTTTTAGATTTGAAGATAAACTATATTTTCATATAAGAACACCTCATTTTAGAATATTGTTTGAAGACTCAAATAAATATGAAAAAAATATTTATCCTTATGTTATGTTTATCATGGTTTTCTTTTTACTTATGTTTATTTATCTTTGGATTTTAAAAGCCTTAAAACCCTTATCAATTTTGAAAAAAGAAATAAAACAATTTGCAAATGGGGAATATGAGACTTCTTCTAAAAGTGATGGAAAAGATGAAATAGCTCAAGTAGTAAATGAGTTTAATAATATGGCAAAAAAAACATCACTACTTTTGAATTCAAGACAACTTTTTTTAAGAACAATTATGCATGAATTAAAAACACCTATTGCAAAAGGAAGAATTGTAAGTGAATTAATTGATGATGAAAAACAAAAAAATAGAATGGTAAATATTTTTGAGAATTTAGATTCATTAGTAAATGATTTTTCAAGAATTGAAAAAGTTGTTTCTCAAAATTATAAATTAAATACAAATACCTATGAGCTGAAAAAAGTTTTGGATAAAGCTTTTAATTTCATGATGATTGATGAAAATGATGAAAGAATTCTACTAAATATAGATAGAAATATTAGATTAAAAGTTGATTTAGATTTAATGGCTATGGTTTTAAAAAATCTTTGTGATAATGCTTTGAAATATTCAAGTGACAAAAAAGTACAGATTCATATAAAAGAAAAATCAATTCTTTTTATATCTAATGGGAATAGGTTAGAAAAAAATCTTGAAGAGTATTTTAAACCTTTTCACAATAGCACTGAAAATAAAAATCATGGTATGGGACTTGGATTGTATATTGTAAAATCAATTCTCGATTTGCATAAAATGAGCATTTCTCATAAATTTGATAATAATAAAAATGTATTTGAGATAACTTTCAATTAA
- a CDS encoding response regulator transcription factor, which yields MIDILMIEDDPDFSIFLGEFLSKYNMKITNFEDPYLGLSSNISSYDILILDLTLPGIDGLDVCKQISANYDIPIIISSARSDITDKVLGLQIGADYYLPKPYDPKEMYAVILSLLRRKNKNNTENTFESCSDFNWDKSKQKIVFKGRELVLTQAEYEVLLILLENKNSIISREQIVNSSISLSDSYSKSLDVIISRLRIKLGDNSKNTKYIHSIRGLGYKLSQ from the coding sequence ATGATTGATATTCTTATGATAGAAGATGATCCTGATTTTTCTATTTTTTTAGGAGAGTTTTTATCAAAATATAATATGAAAATTACAAACTTTGAGGATCCTTATTTAGGTCTTTCTTCAAATATTAGTTCATATGATATATTAATTTTAGATTTAACTTTGCCGGGAATTGATGGACTTGATGTCTGTAAACAAATATCTGCCAATTATGATATACCAATTATAATTTCAAGTGCAAGATCTGATATTACAGATAAAGTCCTTGGTTTACAGATAGGGGCTGACTATTACTTACCTAAGCCTTATGATCCAAAAGAAATGTATGCCGTTATTCTAAGTTTACTTAGACGAAAGAATAAAAACAACACTGAAAATACTTTTGAGTCTTGTAGTGATTTTAACTGGGATAAAAGCAAACAAAAGATAGTTTTTAAAGGTAGAGAGCTAGTATTAACTCAAGCTGAATATGAAGTTTTATTAATTCTTCTAGAAAACAAAAATTCAATTATTTCTAGGGAACAAATAGTTAATAGTTCTATAAGTCTAAGTGACAGTTATAGTAAAAGCTTAGATGTGATTATAAGCAGGTTAAGAATTAAGTTAGGTGATAATTCTAAAAATACAAAATATATACACTCAATACGTGGCCTTGGTTATAAGCTGTCTCAATGA
- a CDS encoding recombinase family protein, translating to MSKNFTYIRINKNNEKYTQAQKDSLDAYVEKNKIDVYKCIEIEINSSSDEKNILELLKGCERNSTIVVADLNVFGRTVENILEIVKFLLSNKIRILVANQNLDLVDDKDMLTQMILGVISMTVNLDKDLMSLRTKEALTAKKLSGASLGKPKGTIQKSKFDKQRDKIEELLSVGLSVRKIAKLLGYNNHIGLNNYVKKRKIRENLPSTLDIAS from the coding sequence ATGTCTAAGAATTTCACATACATAAGAATTAACAAAAATAATGAAAAGTATACACAAGCACAAAAAGATAGTTTAGATGCTTATGTAGAAAAGAATAAAATTGATGTTTATAAGTGCATTGAAATTGAAATAAATAGTTCAAGTGATGAGAAAAATATTTTAGAACTTCTTAAAGGTTGTGAAAGAAACTCTACAATTGTTGTTGCTGATTTAAATGTATTTGGTCGTACTGTAGAGAATATTTTAGAGATTGTGAAATTCTTACTTTCAAATAAGATTAGAATTCTTGTTGCAAACCAAAATTTAGACTTAGTTGATGATAAGGATATGTTAACTCAAATGATATTAGGTGTAATATCAATGACAGTAAATCTTGATAAAGATTTAATGAGTTTAAGAACAAAAGAGGCCTTAACTGCTAAAAAATTAAGTGGTGCAAGTTTAGGGAAACCAAAAGGTACTATTCAAAAGTCTAAATTTGATAAACAAAGAGATAAAATTGAAGAGCTTTTATCTGTAGGTTTATCTGTACGAAAGATAGCAAAACTTCTTGGATACAATAATCATATCGGATTAAATAATTATGTTAAAAAGAGAAAAATCAGAGAAAATTTGCCTAGTACCCTTGATATAGCAAGCTAA
- a CDS encoding UbiX family flavin prenyltransferase: MKITVAISGASGSNLGLNFIKKIPESIEVFLVVSKSAKTALKLETGMSLRKEFEQRDNVTIFDDSNIAAPIASGSFQVDKMIVIPCSMNTLAKCSVGISDSLITRAFTVMLKERREIILCPREMPFNPIALENMLKLSKLGVTIAPPVLGYYSEQKSLEDMENFLIGKWFDLLEIEHNLFKRWE, encoded by the coding sequence TTGAAAATTACAGTTGCTATATCTGGGGCTAGTGGGTCTAATCTTGGACTTAATTTCATAAAAAAAATCCCCGAAAGTATTGAAGTTTTTTTGGTTGTTTCAAAAAGTGCAAAAACTGCACTAAAACTTGAAACAGGTATGTCATTAAGAAAAGAGTTTGAACAAAGAGACAATGTCACTATTTTTGATGACTCAAATATAGCTGCACCAATAGCATCTGGTTCTTTTCAAGTTGATAAAATGATTGTAATTCCTTGTTCAATGAATACTTTGGCGAAGTGTTCAGTAGGAATTTCTGATTCTTTAATTACAAGAGCCTTTACTGTTATGCTAAAAGAAAGAAGAGAAATCATTCTATGTCCAAGAGAAATGCCTTTTAATCCTATTGCTTTAGAAAACATGTTAAAACTATCAAAACTAGGAGTGACTATTGCTCCTCCTGTTTTAGGATATTATTCAGAGCAAAAAAGTTTAGAAGATATGGAAAACTTTTTAATTGGAAAATGGTTTGATTTATTAGAAATAGAACACAATTTATTTAAAAGATGGGAATAG
- the coaD gene encoding pantetheine-phosphate adenylyltransferase, whose amino-acid sequence MSETQDNTTYRKAIYSGTFDPITNGHLDIIRRASNIFDEVIIAVAKSERKGPMFSHEDRVKFTEASTSHIKNVRVEGFDTLLVEFATQQKVNTIIRGLRAVSDFEYELQMGYANSSINNKIETLYLMPTLENAFVSSTIVREIIRFDGKFQHLVPKEVLECI is encoded by the coding sequence ATGTCTGAAACACAAGATAATACAACATATAGAAAAGCTATTTATAGTGGAACTTTTGATCCTATTACAAATGGTCATTTAGATATTATAAGAAGAGCTTCAAATATCTTTGATGAAGTAATCATTGCAGTTGCAAAAAGTGAAAGAAAAGGACCTATGTTCTCTCATGAAGATAGGGTTAAATTTACTGAAGCATCAACATCTCACATAAAAAATGTAAGAGTTGAAGGTTTTGATACCTTACTTGTAGAGTTTGCTACACAACAAAAAGTAAATACTATTATTAGAGGTTTAAGAGCAGTGTCTGATTTTGAGTATGAACTTCAAATGGGTTATGCAAACTCTTCAATCAATAATAAAATAGAAACTTTATATCTAATGCCTACATTAGAGAATGCCTTTGTTTCATCTACAATTGTAAGAGAAATTATTAGATTTGATGGAAAATTCCAACACCTTGTACCAAAAGAAGTTTTAGAATGTATATAG
- the tmk gene encoding dTMP kinase gives MYIVIEGIDTAGKSTQLALLQEKYKEAIFTKEPGGTPIGSKLRTMALNGEANSNIAEMFLFLADRAEHIEEVVVKNKEKVVISDRSMISGIAYASLFELDKMIELNLLATNNTLPTHAILLELSPSELKHRLSQKQNDAIELRGINYLLNIQNRMKETIKKLGINHKFIDASLSIEEIEKQIEEFLNGK, from the coding sequence ATGTATATAGTAATTGAAGGAATTGACACAGCAGGAAAGTCAACACAACTTGCATTATTACAAGAAAAATATAAAGAAGCTATTTTTACAAAAGAGCCAGGGGGAACACCTATTGGCTCAAAGTTAAGAACTATGGCACTAAATGGTGAAGCAAACTCAAATATTGCAGAAATGTTTCTGTTTTTAGCAGACAGAGCTGAACATATAGAAGAAGTTGTAGTAAAAAATAAAGAAAAAGTTGTAATATCAGATAGGTCAATGATTTCAGGAATTGCCTATGCATCACTTTTTGAATTAGATAAAATGATAGAGTTGAATTTATTAGCAACTAATAACACTTTACCAACTCATGCAATTTTATTAGAGTTATCACCTTCTGAGTTAAAACATAGATTATCTCAAAAACAAAATGATGCTATTGAGCTTAGAGGAATTAACTACTTACTAAACATTCAAAATAGAATGAAAGAAACAATAAAAAAACTTGGAATTAATCATAAGTTTATTGATGCAAGTTTAAGTATAGAAGAAATAGAAAAACAAATAGAGGAATTTTTAAATGGCAAATAA
- the hisS gene encoding histidine--tRNA ligase, which yields MANKQNNQTIQSLRGMKDIVNDESKLFTYFVDNACAIAKKYGFSYIETPILEETALFKRSVGESSDIVNKEMYNFVDKGENHVCMRPEGTAGVVRHFVEKKLDRAGGTQRWYYYGPMFRYERPQKGRLREFHQFGCEVFGVDSVIEDANIIMMIKDILDFFGIGFKLQLNSLGDHNCMPQYKESLVEHLNSFKDDLCEDCQKRIETNPIRVLDCKVESCQEKLVDAPKITHNLCEACDTDFEKLKEILDFNGVDYEIDTNLVRGLDYYSKTAFEFVSDEIGAQSAIAGGGRYDRLVEFLGGRPTAGVGFAIGIERLLELVKMKEEREDVVYIGALDEASLNTAIKLAIQKRKTTKTLIEYTPRGFGKHFKLAEKQGANIVALIGEKELTDGTIFVKDIEKREESTIKQEEF from the coding sequence ATGGCAAATAAACAAAACAATCAAACTATTCAAAGTCTAAGAGGAATGAAAGATATAGTAAATGATGAGAGCAAACTATTTACATATTTTGTGGATAACGCTTGTGCCATTGCTAAAAAATATGGCTTTTCATATATTGAAACTCCTATTTTAGAAGAGACTGCTTTATTTAAAAGATCAGTGGGTGAAAGTTCTGATATTGTAAACAAAGAGATGTACAACTTTGTTGATAAGGGTGAAAACCATGTTTGTATGAGACCTGAGGGAACAGCAGGTGTTGTAAGACACTTTGTAGAGAAAAAGCTTGATAGAGCTGGTGGAACTCAAAGATGGTACTACTATGGGCCTATGTTTAGATATGAAAGACCACAAAAAGGAAGACTAAGAGAATTTCATCAGTTTGGATGTGAAGTATTTGGAGTTGATTCTGTAATAGAAGATGCAAATATCATTATGATGATAAAAGATATTTTAGATTTCTTTGGTATTGGATTTAAACTTCAATTAAACTCACTAGGTGATCATAACTGTATGCCTCAATATAAAGAGAGTTTAGTTGAGCATTTAAACTCATTTAAAGATGATCTTTGTGAAGATTGTCAAAAAAGAATTGAAACTAATCCTATTAGAGTTTTAGATTGTAAAGTTGAATCTTGTCAAGAAAAACTTGTAGATGCTCCAAAAATTACTCATAACTTATGTGAAGCATGTGATACTGATTTTGAAAAACTAAAAGAGATTTTAGACTTCAATGGTGTAGATTATGAAATAGATACAAACTTAGTTAGAGGTTTAGACTACTACTCTAAAACTGCATTTGAGTTTGTAAGTGATGAAATTGGTGCTCAAAGTGCAATAGCAGGGGGTGGAAGATATGACAGACTTGTAGAGTTTTTAGGTGGAAGACCAACTGCTGGTGTTGGATTTGCTATTGGGATTGAAAGATTACTTGAACTTGTAAAAATGAAAGAAGAAAGAGAAGATGTAGTTTATATTGGTGCTTTAGATGAAGCTTCATTAAATACAGCTATTAAACTTGCTATTCAAAAAAGAAAAACAACAAAGACTTTAATAGAGTATACTCCAAGAGGTTTTGGTAAACACTTTAAACTTGCAGAAAAACAAGGTGCTAATATAGTTGCCCTAATTGGTGAAAAAGAGTTAACTGATGGAACAATATTTGTAAAAGATATTGAAAAAAGAGAAGAAAGTACTATTAAACAAGAGGAATTTTAA
- the speA gene encoding biosynthetic arginine decarboxylase: MLNNYGIDIWSDENFIIEDGLAKVNHKCKPSLISLVRQIREQDFKGPLLLRFPHITKKQISTLYDTFNNSISEYNYKGNFNAVFPLKVNQLPNFVHPLIKNGEEFNYGLEAGSKAELVIAMTYNNSNSPITVNGFKDKEMIHLAFIAKSKGHDITVIIEGLNELETIIQVQSETNLPCPNIGLRVRLHSGGSGLWAKSGGINSKFGLSSTEIIEAYELLEENKMLEFLTMIHFHIGSDMNSIKPLKKALRESGHIYAELKNLGATSLNNINIGGGLAVEYSSYERTRFYSLREFASDVIFTLKDIAKQKGVDEPNIFTESGRFISAGSTVLITPVLELFSSEYDLKHLNLKENNPPLIAELNALYTDMIKRTAYEYMHDAMDHMESLLTLFDLGYIDLQDRSNAEILTHQIIKKAIALLEVEDYEDLKKLDENIQEKYLLNFSMFQSLPDYWGIDQEFPVMPLTHLDKKPTRSASLWDITCDSDGELPFNSQRPLYLHDVNLEKEDYFLGFFNVGAYQDTLGMKHNLFSQPTEVNVVFKENEVKLEKIIESQKIIDILDDIDYDTRDIKDRLKENLDTNTYQILKKYLNENSYLKTTWS; this comes from the coding sequence ATATTGAATAATTATGGTATTGATATATGGAGTGATGAGAACTTCATAATTGAAGATGGCTTAGCAAAAGTAAATCATAAGTGCAAGCCATCTTTAATCTCACTTGTAAGACAAATAAGAGAGCAAGATTTTAAAGGTCCCCTACTTTTAAGATTTCCACATATTACAAAAAAACAAATTAGTACTCTTTATGATACTTTTAATAATAGTATTAGTGAGTATAACTACAAAGGAAATTTTAATGCTGTTTTTCCTTTAAAAGTAAATCAGCTTCCAAACTTTGTACATCCTTTGATAAAGAATGGTGAAGAGTTCAATTATGGATTAGAAGCTGGAAGTAAAGCTGAACTTGTAATAGCAATGACTTATAACAATTCAAACTCTCCTATTACAGTAAATGGATTCAAAGATAAAGAGATGATTCATTTAGCTTTTATTGCAAAAAGCAAGGGTCATGATATAACTGTAATCATTGAGGGTCTAAATGAACTTGAAACTATTATTCAAGTACAAAGTGAAACAAACCTTCCTTGTCCAAATATTGGCTTAAGAGTTAGACTTCATAGTGGAGGAAGTGGACTTTGGGCAAAAAGTGGAGGTATAAACTCTAAATTTGGTTTATCTTCTACTGAGATTATTGAAGCCTATGAATTACTTGAAGAAAATAAAATGCTTGAATTCTTAACAATGATTCATTTTCATATTGGCTCAGATATGAATTCAATTAAGCCTTTGAAAAAAGCTTTAAGAGAATCAGGACATATTTATGCAGAACTTAAAAATCTTGGAGCAACTAGCTTAAACAATATTAATATTGGTGGTGGTTTAGCTGTTGAGTACTCTTCTTATGAAAGAACTAGATTTTATTCATTAAGAGAGTTTGCAAGTGATGTTATCTTTACATTAAAAGATATTGCAAAACAAAAAGGCGTTGATGAACCAAATATCTTTACAGAATCAGGAAGATTTATTTCTGCTGGCTCAACTGTTTTAATTACGCCAGTACTTGAGCTATTTTCTTCTGAGTATGATTTAAAGCATTTAAATCTAAAAGAAAACAATCCCCCTTTAATTGCTGAATTAAATGCCCTATATACGGATATGATAAAAAGAACAGCTTATGAGTATATGCATGATGCTATGGATCACATGGAATCACTTTTAACTCTATTTGATTTAGGTTATATAGATTTACAAGATAGATCAAATGCAGAGATTTTAACTCATCAAATTATCAAAAAAGCAATTGCCCTACTTGAAGTTGAAGATTATGAAGATTTAAAAAAGCTTGATGAGAATATTCAAGAAAAATATCTTTTAAACTTTTCTATGTTCCAATCATTACCTGATTATTGGGGAATAGACCAAGAGTTTCCAGTAATGCCTCTAACTCATCTAGATAAAAAGCCTACAAGAAGTGCAAGTTTATGGGATATTACTTGTGATAGTGATGGAGAACTTCCTTTTAACTCACAAAGACCTTTATATCTACATGATGTAAATTTAGAAAAAGAAGATTACTTCTTAGGTTTTTTTAATGTAGGAGCTTATCAGGATACTTTAGGAATGAAACATAACCTATTTTCACAACCAACAGAAGTAAATGTTGTTTTTAAAGAAAATGAGGTAAAACTAGAAAAAATCATAGAATCACAAAAGATTATTGATATTCTTGATGATATTGACTATGATACACGAGATATAAAAGACAGATTAAAAGAAAATTTAGATACTAATACATATCAAATATTAAAAAAATATTTAAATGAGAACAGTTATTTAAAGACGACATGGAGCTAA
- the cysE gene encoding serine O-acetyltransferase — translation MSLWQQIKEDFSVPKQNDPALNSNFELFLNYPGVWAIVNHRIANRLYNKGWTKLSRFISGIGSLFTKTDIHPAATIGRRVFIDHAIGVVIGATCVIEEDVLIYQGVTLGGVSLDKGKRHPTVKANAVIGSGAKVLGNIIIGKNSKVGANSVVVCDVPKNSTAVGVPAKIIKKDNKNCKLAHGDLPDINKEMFKYLIERIHVLEVALKEQDGIDVSDKDKKLEEDYNKFINAMNSIKKK, via the coding sequence ATTAGTCTTTGGCAACAAATAAAAGAAGATTTTTCAGTACCAAAACAAAACGACCCTGCACTTAATTCAAACTTTGAACTATTTTTAAATTACCCAGGTGTTTGGGCTATAGTAAATCACAGAATTGCAAATAGACTATACAACAAAGGTTGGACTAAACTTTCAAGATTTATTTCAGGAATCGGTTCACTATTTACAAAAACAGATATACATCCTGCTGCAACTATTGGAAGAAGAGTATTTATTGACCATGCTATTGGTGTAGTTATTGGTGCAACTTGTGTGATTGAAGAAGATGTATTAATCTACCAAGGTGTAACACTTGGTGGAGTAAGTCTTGATAAAGGAAAAAGACACCCTACTGTAAAAGCAAATGCTGTTATAGGAAGTGGAGCAAAGGTTTTAGGAAATATCATAATTGGTAAAAACTCAAAAGTTGGAGCAAACTCTGTTGTAGTTTGTGATGTACCAAAAAACTCAACAGCAGTTGGAGTTCCTGCTAAAATTATCAAAAAAGATAATAAAAACTGCAAGCTTGCACATGGTGACTTACCTGATATTAATAAAGAAATGTTTAAGTACCTTATTGAAAGAATTCATGTTCTAGAAGTTGCACTAAAAGAACAAGATGGAATTGATGTAAGTGACAAAGATAAAAAACTTGAAGAAGACTATAATAAGTTCATAAATGCAATGAACTCAATAAAAAAGAAATAA
- a CDS encoding sulfite exporter TauE/SafE family protein has product MFELASFGILTGFISGFFGVGGGMILIPMLLVSGFVMKEAIAISIMQMVFSSIYGSFLNTRKAKNILKDGLIIGIGGFVGGLQSGFIVSNVSNLTLQYLFIAILIFSIIKIFIAPAENKGETQEKSKLTLFVIGFITGIIAMSIGVGGAVLLTPILVGFLNYDLKAATALGLFFVIFSSVAGFTSLSLNGHMLFTEGAIVGLASLVGVYFGIKVKNMVHSNSYKKYILLLNTIILIVMLYKTL; this is encoded by the coding sequence ATGTTTGAATTAGCATCTTTTGGAATATTAACTGGGTTTATATCAGGTTTCTTTGGTGTAGGTGGAGGAATGATTCTTATACCTATGCTTTTAGTATCTGGTTTTGTGATGAAAGAAGCTATTGCTATTTCAATTATGCAAATGGTTTTTTCATCAATCTATGGCTCTTTTTTAAATACAAGAAAAGCCAAAAATATTCTAAAAGATGGTCTGATAATAGGAATCGGTGGATTTGTAGGAGGCTTACAAAGTGGCTTTATAGTTTCAAATGTATCAAATCTTACATTACAATATTTATTTATAGCTATATTAATTTTCTCAATTATAAAAATATTTATAGCTCCTGCTGAAAATAAAGGCGAAACACAAGAAAAAAGTAAACTAACACTTTTTGTAATTGGTTTTATTACAGGAATTATTGCGATGAGTATAGGTGTTGGAGGAGCTGTTCTTTTAACTCCAATCTTAGTTGGCTTTTTAAACTATGATTTAAAAGCTGCAACTGCTCTTGGTCTATTTTTTGTAATCTTCTCATCAGTTGCAGGATTTACATCTTTATCTTTAAATGGTCATATGCTTTTTACGGAAGGTGCTATAGTTGGACTTGCTTCACTTGTGGGTGTTTACTTTGGAATCAAAGTAAAAAACATGGTTCATTCAAACTCATATAAAAAGTATATTCTTTTACTAAATACAATTATTTTAATTGTAATGTTGTATAAAACTTTATAA